Proteins encoded together in one Thermococcus gammatolerans EJ3 window:
- a CDS encoding mannosyltransferase family protein translates to MRVKLSDSQKKFIILIVAIVVSKLVLLAGADFEIEKFCMRWDGEHFIKIADEGYYDIHELAFGPLFPATIRLLSLLGIETWLAAFIIVNLLSVVPPLIVFRRWGLKPALFLALNPAYVLFTTAPYSEAMALSLALLAYDLREKRPELSGIFLGLAVLAKYTMGLLIFAFLLDGKRIRFLIPFSAFGLVLLLFFNSVGGSPWVYFDIEKQWDAKMRGPVAQIKWMMDSWFTNQPWRIRDFHLRGIHWVVHSWAFLLTYTAGLLILLKEKRVKEFLFSAPFVILQYLVTGVPSISTPRLLLPAVPAWTVLGEKMNRVIFSIIALILLISTYYVGLWHMQAFFG, encoded by the coding sequence ATGAGGGTAAAGTTAAGCGACAGCCAAAAAAAGTTCATCATACTCATCGTGGCAATAGTAGTCTCCAAGCTCGTGCTGTTGGCTGGTGCTGACTTTGAGATCGAAAAGTTCTGTATGAGGTGGGACGGGGAGCATTTCATAAAAATAGCGGATGAAGGTTACTATGACATACATGAGCTGGCGTTTGGCCCCCTTTTTCCCGCCACGATAAGGCTTCTTTCCCTATTGGGTATAGAAACGTGGCTTGCGGCGTTCATTATCGTAAACCTGCTGAGCGTAGTCCCGCCCCTCATCGTCTTCAGGAGATGGGGCCTCAAGCCCGCCCTCTTCCTGGCCCTGAACCCTGCCTACGTCCTCTTCACCACCGCACCGTACAGCGAGGCAATGGCACTCTCCCTCGCCCTTTTGGCCTATGATCTCAGGGAGAAGAGACCGGAGTTATCGGGGATTTTCCTCGGGCTTGCTGTTCTCGCCAAGTATACAATGGGCCTTCTGATCTTCGCTTTCCTGCTGGATGGGAAGAGGATCAGGTTTCTCATCCCGTTTTCAGCCTTTGGTCTTGTCCTCCTGCTCTTTTTCAATTCAGTCGGTGGCAGTCCCTGGGTTTATTTTGACATCGAAAAGCAGTGGGATGCAAAGATGAGGGGGCCGGTAGCCCAGATAAAATGGATGATGGACAGCTGGTTCACTAACCAGCCCTGGAGGATAAGGGACTTCCACCTCAGGGGCATACACTGGGTTGTTCATTCATGGGCATTTCTCCTCACCTACACGGCCGGACTCCTCATCCTGCTAAAGGAGAAGCGGGTCAAAGAGTTTCTCTTTTCGGCTCCCTTCGTGATTCTCCAGTATCTCGTTACAGGGGTTCCCTCCATAAGTACACCGAGACTCCTCCTTCCGGCAGTGCCGGCTTGGACCGTGCTTGGAGAGAAGATGAACCGCGTGATATTCTCGATCATAGCTCTTATCCTGCTGATTTCGACCTACTATGTCGGCCTCTGGCACATGCAAGCTTTCTTCGGGTGA
- a CDS encoding DNA-directed RNA polymerase subunit L, producing MRIEVIKREGNTFEFYLEGEDHTFANLLVETLHEDKHVKFAAYSIDHPILMARKPRFKIVTDGKESPEEALEKAAQRVFDRARAVLEAWKSAIEG from the coding sequence ATGAGGATTGAGGTCATCAAGAGGGAAGGTAACACCTTCGAGTTCTACCTTGAAGGGGAAGACCACACGTTCGCGAACCTTCTGGTTGAAACACTCCACGAGGACAAGCACGTCAAGTTCGCGGCCTACTCAATCGACCATCCGATTCTCATGGCCAGAAAGCCGCGCTTCAAGATCGTGACCGACGGAAAGGAGAGCCCGGAGGAGGCACTTGAAAAGGCCGCTCAGAGGGTCTTTGACCGGGCGAGGGCGGTACTTGAGGCGTGGAAATCCGCGATTGAGGGATAA
- the thsB gene encoding thermosome subunit beta, translating into MSMSGQPVVILPEGTQRYVGKDAQRLNILAARIIAETVRTTLGPKGMDKMLVDSLGDIVVTNDGATILDKIDLQHPAAKMMVEVAKTQDKEAGDGTTTAVVIAGELLKKAEELLDQNIHPSIIVKGYTMAAEKSQEILDEIAITVDPDDEETLLKIAGTSITGKSAEAHRELLAKLAVEAVRQVAEKEDGKYKVDIDNIKIEKKPGESVEESELIRGVVIDKEVVHPRMPKRVENAKIALIGDALEVKKTETDAKINITSPDQLFDFIEQEEKMLKEMVEAIAKTGANVVFVQKGIDDLAQHYLAKYGIMAVRRVKKSDMEKLAKATGAKIVTNVKDLTPEDLGEAELVEQRKVAGENMIFVEGCKNPKAVTILIRGGTEHVVDEVERALEDAIKVVKDVMEDSAILPAGGAPEIELSIRLDEFAKQVGGKEALAIEAFAEALKIIPKTLAENAGLDPVDVMVKVISEHKNKGLGIGIDVFEGKPADMLEKGVIAPLRVTKQAIKSASEAAIMILRIDDVIAAKPSKSEGSQGGGMPGGMGGMDMGM; encoded by the coding sequence ATGAGTATGAGCGGACAGCCGGTCGTTATTCTGCCGGAGGGAACCCAGAGGTACGTCGGAAAGGACGCCCAGAGGCTCAACATCCTCGCGGCGAGGATTATTGCCGAAACCGTTAGAACGACCCTCGGCCCGAAGGGTATGGACAAGATGCTCGTCGACAGCCTCGGCGACATCGTCGTTACGAACGATGGAGCAACCATCCTCGACAAGATTGACCTTCAGCACCCTGCTGCCAAGATGATGGTTGAGGTTGCGAAGACTCAGGACAAGGAGGCCGGTGATGGTACCACCACTGCCGTCGTCATTGCTGGCGAGCTTCTCAAGAAGGCTGAGGAACTGCTCGACCAGAACATTCACCCGAGCATAATCGTCAAGGGCTACACTATGGCGGCAGAGAAGTCCCAGGAAATACTCGATGAGATAGCCATAACCGTTGATCCGGACGACGAGGAGACCCTCCTCAAGATAGCGGGCACCTCCATCACCGGAAAGAGTGCCGAGGCCCACCGCGAGCTTTTAGCGAAGCTGGCCGTTGAGGCAGTCAGGCAGGTCGCCGAGAAGGAGGACGGAAAGTACAAGGTTGACATCGACAACATCAAGATTGAGAAGAAGCCCGGCGAGAGCGTTGAGGAGAGCGAGCTCATCAGGGGTGTCGTCATCGACAAGGAGGTCGTTCACCCGAGGATGCCCAAGAGGGTTGAGAACGCCAAGATTGCACTCATAGGAGACGCCTTAGAGGTCAAAAAGACCGAGACAGACGCCAAGATAAACATCACCAGCCCGGACCAGCTCTTTGACTTCATAGAGCAGGAGGAGAAGATGCTCAAGGAGATGGTCGAGGCCATAGCCAAGACCGGAGCGAACGTTGTCTTCGTCCAGAAGGGCATCGATGACCTCGCCCAGCACTACCTCGCCAAGTACGGCATAATGGCCGTTCGCAGAGTCAAGAAGAGCGACATGGAGAAGCTCGCCAAGGCCACTGGGGCGAAGATAGTCACCAACGTTAAGGATTTGACTCCTGAAGACCTCGGTGAGGCCGAGCTTGTCGAGCAGAGGAAGGTTGCTGGAGAGAACATGATATTCGTTGAGGGCTGCAAGAACCCGAAGGCCGTGACAATACTCATCAGGGGCGGAACCGAGCACGTCGTTGACGAGGTCGAGCGCGCCCTTGAGGACGCTATCAAAGTAGTCAAGGACGTCATGGAGGATAGCGCAATCCTCCCCGCTGGTGGTGCTCCCGAGATTGAGCTCAGCATCAGGCTCGACGAGTTCGCCAAGCAGGTCGGTGGCAAGGAGGCGCTCGCCATTGAGGCCTTCGCAGAGGCCCTCAAGATAATCCCGAAGACCCTCGCCGAGAACGCCGGTCTCGACCCGGTTGACGTAATGGTCAAGGTTATCAGTGAGCACAAGAACAAGGGCCTTGGAATCGGCATAGACGTTTTCGAGGGCAAGCCAGCTGACATGCTCGAGAAGGGTGTCATCGCTCCGCTCAGGGTCACCAAGCAGGCCATCAAGAGCGCCAGCGAGGCCGCAATAATGATACTCAGAATCGACGACGTCATAGCGGCAAAGCCCAGCAAGTCCGAGGGAAGTCAGGGCGGGGGAATGCCCGGCGGCATGGGCGGCATGGACATGGGCATGTGA
- a CDS encoding zinc metalloprotease HtpX encodes MGLEMWLRTGLLMAILTGLLMGIGYLFGGPQIAFIMFLFAMLFNFITYWYSDRIVLSWYNARIVDEMEAPELYAIVRSLAERAGLPTPRVAIIPTETPNAFATGRDPKHAVVAVTQGLLRILNRDELEGVIGHELTHIKNRDILIGTVAAAMAGAIMQLAYWARWIAIFGSYDDRDDGGNVLAAILVAVLAPIAAMLIQAAISRSREFLADEGGARISGKPWALASALMKIEQAVRYRPMREGNPATAHMFIVNPFRGMSIAELFSTHPPTEKRIERLRKIAEEMGYVPNF; translated from the coding sequence ATGGGGCTTGAGATGTGGCTCCGAACTGGTCTTCTGATGGCAATCCTCACGGGACTGCTCATGGGAATAGGCTACCTCTTCGGCGGGCCACAGATAGCTTTCATTATGTTCCTATTCGCCATGCTCTTCAACTTCATCACCTACTGGTACAGTGACAGAATTGTGCTGAGCTGGTACAACGCGAGGATAGTTGACGAGATGGAGGCACCAGAGCTCTACGCCATAGTCAGGAGCCTCGCCGAGCGGGCGGGACTTCCAACGCCAAGGGTGGCGATAATCCCGACCGAGACTCCGAACGCGTTCGCAACAGGAAGGGACCCGAAGCACGCAGTGGTGGCCGTAACTCAAGGACTCCTCAGGATTCTCAACAGGGACGAGCTTGAAGGTGTAATCGGCCACGAGCTGACCCACATCAAGAACAGGGACATCCTCATCGGAACTGTGGCAGCCGCAATGGCCGGGGCAATAATGCAGCTCGCCTACTGGGCAAGATGGATAGCCATCTTCGGCTCCTACGACGACAGGGATGACGGAGGAAACGTTTTAGCGGCAATCCTCGTGGCTGTCCTGGCGCCAATCGCGGCGATGCTGATTCAGGCAGCGATAAGCCGTTCGAGGGAGTTCCTTGCCGACGAGGGAGGTGCTAGGATAAGCGGAAAGCCTTGGGCGCTGGCGAGTGCACTGATGAAGATAGAGCAGGCCGTTCGCTACAGGCCGATGCGTGAGGGCAACCCGGCAACGGCCCATATGTTCATCGTCAACCCGTTCAGGGGAATGAGCATCGCCGAGCTGTTCTCAACCCACCCGCCGACCGAGAAGAGGATTGAAAGGCTCAGGAAGATAGCCGAGGAGATGGGCTACGTCCCCAACTTCTGA
- a CDS encoding ribonuclease III family protein, with protein MKYVRDFKDKGLSTLGDSLINFIYSLALSEFTGRPTGGRVPNSSLAIAIERAKLRHLVPPRTDKHGKGDIAEAIIAYAWLEGAFTIEEAVEVLRANFTEDVLHPYRSKEALGVALGELLRLIGKRLSL; from the coding sequence ATGAAGTACGTTCGTGATTTCAAGGACAAAGGCCTTTCGACCCTCGGCGATTCCCTCATCAACTTCATCTACTCCCTCGCACTGAGTGAGTTTACGGGCCGGCCAACGGGGGGAAGGGTTCCGAACTCATCACTGGCCATCGCGATAGAACGGGCGAAGCTGAGGCACCTCGTCCCGCCGAGGACTGACAAACACGGAAAGGGTGACATAGCGGAGGCAATAATAGCGTACGCATGGCTGGAGGGAGCGTTCACGATAGAGGAAGCCGTTGAAGTGCTCAGAGCAAACTTCACCGAGGACGTCCTCCACCCGTACAGGAGCAAAGAGGCCCTCGGTGTGGCCCTCGGGGAACTGCTGAGGCTCATCGGGAAGAGGCTGTCCCTTTAA
- a CDS encoding threonine--tRNA ligase, producing the protein MRMLLIHADYLEYEVRDKALKNPEPISDEQRKGRLDEVLAVFISVEKVDEANPEEVVGKAVAEIEDVAKQVKAERIFVYPFAHLSSELAKPDVALEVLKKIEEKLKEKGYEVKRAPFGYYKAFKLSCKGHPLAELSRTIVPEEGVSKEERNIALEKEEKELVSYWYILTPEGELIEVDKFDFTGHENLRKFVNYEIAKNRIADREPPHVRLMLEHELVDYEPGSDAGNLRYYPKGRLIKGLLEQYVTEKVVEYGAMEVETPIMYDFEHPALEKYLNRFPARQYIVKSGDKKFFLRFAACFGQFLIKKDAIISYRNLPLRMYELTRYSFRREKSGELSGLRRLRAFTMPDMHTVAKDLKQAMDEFKKQYKLSMEVLRGVGLTPDDYEVAIRFTHDFWEANKDFIVELAKIIGKPVLIEMWDQRFFYFILKFEFNFVDNLDKAAALSTVQIDVENAERFGITYYDEEGKERYPLILHCSPSGAIERVMYAILEKQAKLQAQGKKPMFPLWLSPIQVRVIPVSDDVLDYALYVAGKLEGAKIRVDVDDTNDRLNKKIRKAEKEWVPYIIVVGKNEKEQNTVTVRRREDGKQVEMQLEDLIREIRQKTEGFPYKPRPLPLLLSRRPKFRG; encoded by the coding sequence ATGAGAATGCTTCTGATACACGCCGACTACCTCGAGTACGAGGTCAGGGACAAGGCCCTGAAAAATCCCGAGCCGATAAGCGACGAGCAGAGGAAGGGCAGGCTCGACGAAGTTCTGGCGGTTTTCATAAGCGTCGAGAAGGTTGACGAGGCAAACCCCGAAGAGGTCGTCGGGAAGGCGGTAGCCGAGATAGAGGACGTTGCGAAGCAGGTCAAGGCCGAGAGGATATTCGTTTACCCATTCGCCCACCTCAGCAGTGAACTGGCGAAACCTGACGTTGCCCTCGAAGTGCTCAAAAAGATAGAGGAGAAGCTCAAGGAGAAGGGCTACGAGGTCAAGCGCGCTCCCTTCGGCTACTACAAGGCCTTCAAGCTGAGCTGTAAGGGGCACCCGCTGGCCGAGCTCAGCAGGACGATAGTCCCGGAGGAAGGAGTCAGCAAGGAGGAGCGCAACATAGCCCTCGAGAAGGAGGAGAAAGAGTTAGTCAGCTACTGGTACATCCTCACCCCCGAGGGAGAGCTCATAGAGGTTGACAAGTTCGACTTCACCGGCCACGAGAACCTGAGGAAGTTCGTCAACTACGAGATAGCCAAGAATAGGATTGCCGACAGGGAGCCGCCTCACGTCAGGCTCATGCTCGAGCACGAGCTCGTTGACTACGAACCGGGAAGCGACGCCGGAAACCTCCGGTATTATCCAAAGGGCAGGCTGATAAAGGGCCTCCTTGAGCAGTACGTCACCGAGAAGGTCGTCGAGTACGGAGCGATGGAAGTTGAGACCCCCATCATGTACGACTTCGAGCACCCTGCTCTCGAGAAGTACCTCAACCGCTTCCCCGCCAGGCAGTACATCGTCAAGAGCGGTGACAAGAAGTTCTTCTTAAGGTTTGCCGCCTGCTTCGGCCAGTTCCTCATCAAGAAGGACGCCATTATAAGCTACCGCAACCTCCCGCTCAGGATGTACGAGCTCACAAGGTACTCCTTCAGGCGCGAGAAGAGCGGTGAGCTCTCAGGCCTGAGGCGTCTCAGGGCCTTCACGATGCCAGATATGCACACCGTCGCCAAGGACCTCAAGCAGGCGATGGACGAGTTCAAGAAGCAGTACAAGCTCAGCATGGAGGTTCTCAGGGGAGTCGGTCTCACTCCTGACGACTACGAGGTTGCCATAAGGTTCACCCACGACTTCTGGGAAGCTAATAAGGACTTCATCGTCGAGCTGGCTAAGATAATCGGCAAGCCCGTCCTCATCGAGATGTGGGACCAGAGGTTCTTCTACTTCATCCTCAAGTTCGAGTTCAACTTCGTTGACAACCTCGACAAGGCGGCCGCTCTAAGTACCGTCCAGATTGACGTCGAGAACGCCGAAAGGTTCGGCATAACCTACTACGACGAGGAAGGCAAGGAGCGCTACCCGCTCATACTCCACTGCTCGCCGAGCGGAGCCATCGAGCGCGTTATGTACGCAATCCTTGAGAAGCAGGCGAAACTGCAGGCCCAGGGCAAGAAGCCGATGTTCCCGCTCTGGCTCAGCCCGATACAGGTTAGAGTGATTCCGGTCAGCGATGACGTTCTCGACTACGCGCTCTACGTCGCCGGCAAGCTTGAAGGCGCGAAAATAAGGGTGGACGTTGACGACACCAACGACAGGCTCAACAAGAAGATAAGGAAGGCCGAGAAGGAGTGGGTTCCCTACATCATCGTCGTCGGCAAGAACGAGAAAGAGCAGAACACAGTCACCGTCAGGAGGAGGGAGGACGGCAAGCAGGTCGAGATGCAGTTGGAAGACCTCATCAGGGAAATCAGGCAGAAGACCGAGGGCTTCCCCTACAAGCCGAGGCCGTTACCGCTTCTCCTCAGCAGGAGGCCCAAGTTCAGGGGCTGA
- a CDS encoding exosome complex RNA-binding protein Csl4 encodes MEAKKPAKEGELVLPGDYLGVIEEYLPGEGVKEENGNLIATRAGRVKINREKMEISVEPVTDTPPLPEVGDTVLAQVLEVKPQVVIVQLLRIEGKGSREIATSKLAGIHVSQVKNGFVEDMSREFKVGDIVRARVISNEKSPIQLTTRAPDLGVVYAFCSRCRTPLIRRGDKLICPKCGNVETRKLSTLYRKMVI; translated from the coding sequence ATGGAGGCTAAAAAACCGGCCAAAGAAGGAGAGCTTGTTCTCCCGGGGGATTATCTGGGTGTAATCGAGGAGTACCTGCCCGGCGAGGGTGTTAAAGAGGAGAACGGAAACCTCATCGCAACTCGGGCCGGGAGGGTCAAGATAAACAGGGAGAAAATGGAGATAAGCGTTGAACCGGTGACCGACACGCCACCGCTTCCAGAGGTGGGGGACACTGTCCTAGCTCAGGTTTTGGAGGTAAAACCCCAGGTAGTTATAGTCCAGCTCCTTAGAATCGAGGGGAAGGGGAGCAGGGAGATAGCGACGTCCAAGCTCGCGGGTATACACGTTTCCCAGGTAAAGAACGGCTTCGTTGAGGATATGAGCAGGGAGTTCAAAGTTGGTGATATAGTTCGGGCGAGGGTCATCTCAAACGAGAAGAGCCCGATCCAGCTCACTACCCGGGCCCCCGACCTTGGTGTGGTTTACGCCTTCTGCTCGCGCTGCAGGACGCCGCTCATACGGCGCGGGGACAAGCTCATATGTCCCAAGTGCGGCAACGTCGAGACGAGAAAGCTTTCAACTCTCTACCGCAAGATGGTGATCTGA
- a CDS encoding DUF2067 family protein: protein MRAKRVITIHVRDDREKEEFMKELQRLSLPAFIYVHGKLDSIKVNVQGTKEEIREAIAKIRAIHNRVRAKLYPDRRGLYHYSPDDVFREAGTSVSLPIILKTLELLGERAEVDEAKGELVTSLPWDEIVELVRRLGLTLSEIALQTTRQIREVVLPVSVAFDMDPQEVLELLVDLGLAEWKEDKFKYELVKNKEQALEEVLKRLRGDADED from the coding sequence ATGAGGGCAAAGCGCGTCATCACGATACACGTGCGCGACGACAGGGAGAAGGAGGAGTTCATGAAAGAACTCCAGAGGCTCTCACTTCCGGCGTTCATATACGTCCACGGCAAGCTCGACTCCATAAAGGTGAACGTCCAGGGCACAAAGGAGGAGATACGGGAGGCAATAGCCAAAATCAGGGCCATACACAACAGGGTGAGGGCAAAGCTCTACCCGGACAGGCGCGGCCTCTACCACTACTCCCCCGACGACGTATTCCGAGAGGCGGGAACGAGCGTGTCCCTCCCGATTATACTTAAAACCCTCGAGCTGCTGGGAGAGAGGGCGGAAGTGGATGAGGCCAAAGGCGAACTGGTGACCTCCCTACCCTGGGACGAGATTGTCGAGCTCGTGCGCAGGCTGGGTCTCACGCTGTCGGAGATAGCACTTCAGACGACAAGACAGATCAGGGAAGTCGTCCTTCCGGTCTCGGTAGCGTTCGATATGGATCCCCAGGAAGTTCTGGAGCTTCTCGTTGATCTCGGCTTGGCCGAGTGGAAAGAGGATAAGTTTAAATACGAACTCGTGAAGAACAAGGAGCAGGCTCTGGAGGAGGTATTAAAGCGTCTCAGGGGTGATGCTGATGAGGATTGA
- a CDS encoding Kae1-associated kinase Bud32 — translation MKLIAQGAEAKIYEGTFEEVFGVDLLKEKVIVKHRVPKRYRIREIDVKLRKERTVREARILHRAKAFGVNCPHVYEVNLRDMTIVMEFIEGKRLKEHLEEVPMEERLNLCREIGKQVARLHKAGIVHGDLTTSNMILREGKVYLIDFGLADFDSTLEARGVDLHLLKRAMESTHYTWFGEGFKAVLEGYAEVLGDETRKEIEEKIEEIESRGRYRERSWTG, via the coding sequence ATGAAACTCATAGCCCAGGGAGCCGAAGCAAAAATCTACGAGGGAACCTTTGAAGAGGTCTTCGGCGTTGACCTGCTGAAGGAGAAGGTAATCGTGAAGCACAGGGTTCCTAAGAGGTACAGGATCCGGGAGATAGACGTTAAGCTGAGGAAGGAGCGAACCGTTAGGGAGGCGAGAATCCTCCACAGGGCAAAGGCCTTTGGTGTGAACTGCCCCCACGTCTACGAGGTGAACCTGCGCGATATGACAATCGTCATGGAGTTCATAGAGGGAAAACGCCTGAAGGAGCATCTGGAAGAAGTCCCAATGGAAGAACGCTTAAACCTCTGCCGGGAAATCGGGAAACAGGTGGCAAGACTCCATAAGGCGGGAATAGTTCACGGCGACTTAACAACGAGCAACATGATTCTCCGCGAGGGGAAGGTCTACCTTATAGACTTTGGTTTGGCTGACTTCGACTCAACGCTTGAGGCGAGGGGCGTTGATTTGCACCTTCTCAAGAGGGCAATGGAGAGCACACACTACACCTGGTTCGGGGAGGGCTTTAAGGCAGTTCTCGAGGGCTATGCTGAAGTTCTCGGCGATGAAACGAGGAAGGAAATCGAGGAGAAAATAGAGGAGATAGAGAGCAGGGGGAGGTACAGGGAGAGGAGCTGGACAGGCTGA
- a CDS encoding ASCH domain-containing protein, translated as MKHLEFDGRYAEAILKGKKRATVRLGRRPNLREGDTVLIHAGGYALGKAVIERVESKTVKELTDEDAFLDGFSSREELIEALKEHYKYVNDDSKAHVVVFRLVEKFDKPVMSSDYAYEGNLPVEIAEKALKYLDLPEEDRKLIELFLKTGSLRKAAYRLGGLNKRYLIRDALRRAYEELKKKGIMGSKV; from the coding sequence ATGAAGCACCTCGAATTCGACGGAAGATACGCGGAGGCGATACTGAAGGGGAAGAAGAGGGCAACCGTCAGGCTGGGCAGAAGGCCCAACCTCAGGGAAGGCGATACCGTTCTAATCCACGCAGGTGGCTACGCCCTCGGAAAGGCCGTAATAGAGAGGGTCGAAAGTAAGACCGTGAAGGAGCTCACCGATGAGGATGCCTTCCTCGACGGCTTTTCCAGCAGGGAGGAGCTGATTGAAGCCCTGAAGGAGCACTACAAGTACGTAAACGACGACTCCAAGGCCCACGTGGTAGTATTTCGCCTTGTGGAGAAGTTTGACAAACCCGTGATGAGCTCCGACTACGCCTACGAGGGCAACCTGCCGGTTGAGATAGCGGAGAAGGCTTTGAAGTACCTCGACCTGCCCGAGGAGGATAGAAAACTGATAGAGCTCTTCCTCAAGACCGGGAGCCTGAGGAAAGCGGCCTACAGACTTGGCGGTCTCAACAAGCGCTACTTGATAAGGGACGCACTTAGAAGGGCCTACGAAGAGCTGAAAAAGAAGGGAATCATGGGGTCGAAGGTTTAA
- a CDS encoding DUF432 domain-containing protein: protein MFGSYELKTQFIKVPGTKIHLLEEGEFVRYRRGDVTRTIKKSSGGRIILLPAPAVGYGVGLLMIRLKSPLVVPPGEKVEGYVSAPVELDVLVGGLSIDRFSLTREKYALYGTIEAGAIARYWVSEFSEKEPESVCVVKLSVVNASTEWKAIDKVVFPIKGSTMYYREGRAYYPLITVKLGNGFPEINNTGMAPEDDLVRVGSVKTLPNFIMRW from the coding sequence ATGTTTGGATCCTACGAGCTGAAAACCCAGTTCATAAAGGTTCCCGGGACAAAGATTCACCTGCTTGAGGAGGGCGAGTTCGTAAGGTACCGCAGGGGTGATGTCACGAGGACGATCAAAAAAAGCTCTGGTGGTAGAATAATCCTTCTCCCCGCCCCCGCCGTCGGTTATGGGGTTGGTCTTCTCATGATCAGGCTTAAGAGCCCACTCGTCGTCCCCCCTGGAGAAAAGGTAGAGGGCTACGTCAGTGCCCCCGTTGAGCTCGACGTTCTTGTGGGGGGGCTCTCAATAGACAGGTTCTCCCTTACCCGGGAAAAGTATGCCCTCTACGGCACGATAGAGGCCGGCGCCATAGCCCGTTACTGGGTCTCGGAGTTTTCAGAAAAAGAACCCGAAAGCGTTTGTGTTGTTAAGCTGAGCGTCGTAAACGCTTCCACAGAGTGGAAGGCCATTGACAAGGTGGTGTTTCCCATAAAAGGCAGCACCATGTACTACAGGGAGGGAAGGGCATACTATCCCCTCATCACGGTCAAACTCGGCAACGGTTTCCCAGAGATAAACAACACCGGTATGGCACCTGAGGACGACCTCGTAAGGGTTGGAAGCGTCAAGACACTCCCCAATTTTATCATGAGGTGGTGA
- a CDS encoding mechanosensitive ion channel family protein — protein sequence MFSNLSNATNITISLGPTKITIGLWSVFEAALILLLGFVVARLLRHHIVELSSSVKHVWIINEDTAKTVHNMVVLIALFYALKVLGLLDYKVGGSSVSEILSALVVFYSVYVLAKKSKDYLIMHAAPSELPEVQIKAKILYYTLITIAFFIALNIAGLTGRLTTIIAAAGITGIVLGFASQTVIANFISGLFLYSDKPLEIGQAIRLEVEGNVVEGVVEDIRILSTRIRQWDGTLVRVPNEKLFNSNIINLQKFPVRRVDIVVGIAYKEDTSRAIDVIRRTLDEMPLVLAEPEPWIYVTELGDSSVNLSVRAWVPSDKWFDVRTEIVERIKRALDDAGIEIPFPQRVNWFPEPIRIKLEDSDSSNTFIRGGEKF from the coding sequence GTGTTTTCGAACCTCAGCAACGCGACCAACATAACGATAAGCCTCGGTCCGACGAAGATAACGATAGGCCTCTGGTCGGTCTTCGAGGCGGCACTGATACTCCTCTTGGGCTTTGTTGTTGCGAGGCTCCTGAGGCACCACATAGTTGAGCTCTCCTCCAGCGTGAAGCACGTGTGGATAATCAACGAGGACACCGCCAAGACCGTCCACAACATGGTGGTTCTCATAGCTCTCTTCTACGCCCTTAAGGTGCTCGGGTTGCTCGACTACAAGGTTGGCGGGTCCTCTGTCAGCGAGATCCTGAGCGCTCTCGTGGTCTTCTATTCTGTCTACGTTCTGGCCAAGAAGTCCAAGGATTACCTCATCATGCACGCGGCACCCTCCGAGCTTCCAGAGGTTCAGATAAAGGCCAAGATCCTCTACTACACCCTCATAACGATAGCGTTCTTCATAGCCCTCAACATAGCCGGACTCACCGGAAGGCTCACCACGATAATCGCGGCCGCTGGCATAACGGGTATCGTCCTCGGTTTTGCCTCCCAGACGGTCATAGCGAACTTCATCTCCGGTCTCTTTCTTTACTCCGACAAACCCCTTGAGATAGGCCAGGCGATACGGCTTGAGGTAGAGGGCAACGTTGTCGAGGGTGTCGTCGAGGACATAAGGATACTCTCCACCCGGATAAGGCAGTGGGACGGAACCCTCGTGAGGGTTCCAAACGAGAAGCTGTTCAACAGCAACATAATAAACCTCCAGAAGTTCCCGGTCAGGAGGGTGGACATCGTCGTCGGAATCGCGTACAAGGAGGACACCTCGAGGGCAATAGATGTCATCAGGCGGACTCTGGATGAGATGCCGCTCGTACTGGCCGAGCCGGAGCCCTGGATTTACGTTACCGAGCTGGGGGACAGCAGCGTGAACCTCTCCGTCAGGGCGTGGGTTCCGAGCGATAAGTGGTTTGACGTCAGAACTGAGATTGTGGAGAGAATAAAGCGCGCGCTCGACGATGCCGGCATAGAGATCCCGTTCCCCCAGAGGGTCAACTGGTTCCCGGAACCGATACGGATAAAGCTCGAGGATTCCGATTCCTCAAACACTTTTATAAGAGGTGGGGAAAAGTTTTAG